A single Tuberibacillus sp. Marseille-P3662 DNA region contains:
- a CDS encoding 3-hydroxybutyrate dehydrogenase has product MQEQVVMITGAARGIGYEIARAFGEEGATVILTDIDEKGLADASAQLTQEGIDSHSQICDVTSEDHIKRTLNHILDNHGRIDVLINNAGLQHVASIEEFPTEKFEQLVQLMLVAPFMTTKHVFPIMKHQQFGRIINMASINGVIGFSGKAAYNSAKHGVIGLTKVAALEGAEHGITVNALCPGYVDTALVRNQMNDLAKNRNVPLDEVLKEVIYPLVPQKRLLAVKEVADYAMFLASDKAKAITGQATVIDGGYTAQ; this is encoded by the coding sequence ATGCAAGAACAAGTTGTCATGATCACGGGCGCTGCCCGGGGTATCGGTTATGAAATCGCCAGAGCGTTCGGTGAAGAAGGTGCAACCGTTATTTTAACGGACATTGATGAAAAAGGTTTAGCTGATGCTTCTGCTCAATTAACACAAGAAGGAATAGATAGTCACAGCCAGATATGTGACGTGACCAGCGAAGATCATATTAAAAGAACGCTGAATCATATCTTAGACAACCATGGCCGTATTGATGTATTGATTAATAATGCGGGCTTACAACATGTAGCATCGATCGAGGAATTCCCCACAGAAAAATTTGAGCAGCTTGTTCAACTCATGCTTGTCGCACCTTTTATGACGACAAAACATGTCTTCCCAATCATGAAACACCAACAGTTCGGACGGATCATCAACATGGCTTCCATTAACGGCGTCATTGGCTTTTCAGGAAAAGCAGCCTATAATAGCGCAAAACATGGAGTGATCGGTTTAACAAAAGTCGCCGCGCTTGAAGGCGCTGAACATGGGATTACTGTCAATGCGCTCTGTCCGGGTTATGTGGATACCGCACTGGTCCGTAATCAAATGAACGACTTAGCCAAGAATCGAAATGTTCCATTGGACGAAGTGTTAAAGGAAGTTATTTATCCCCTCGTCCCGCAAAAACGCCTGCTCGCTGTCAAAGAAGTCGCTGACTACGCTATGTTTTTGGCGAGCGACAAAGCGAAAGCCATAACGGGGCAAGCAACAGTGATTGATGGCGGCTACACCGCCCAATGA
- a CDS encoding sigma-54 interaction domain-containing protein, giving the protein MTSLNKKMASIIEFSTDGIYVVDQDGVTILVNSAYEEMTGFRRDELVGHHMTDLMNQGYIDQSVSLLVLEKKKQISIMQKINGKKDVIVTGNPVFGESGQIDMVVTSVRDITYLNDIRGELEKAKSFSKINNNRYTFKLNDPRQTMVFQSQKMKQIYDKIKLIAPHPTGVLLSGPSGTGKEVIANMIHKLSDRHDKPFIKVNCGAIPESLMESELFGYEKGAFTGAHKNGKIGLLELANEGTIMLDEIGEMPQQLQVKLLRTLQEKQIQRIGGSHPRNLNIRIISVTNQDLRKLVTEGRFREDLFYRLLVVDIQVPPLVQRPEDIQELVDHYFNYYCRQYSINKCLSNDTHKLLNVYNWPGNVRELRNLMESMVVSIPSRTIEPHHLPPHIYQNTNMDVDRPLSLREQLEQFEKRIVKNAIQKNDSIRKAAKELGMNHSTLVKKMKKWREE; this is encoded by the coding sequence ATGACATCTCTCAATAAAAAAATGGCGTCAATCATAGAATTTTCTACAGATGGCATCTATGTTGTCGATCAAGATGGTGTGACCATTTTGGTTAATTCAGCTTATGAAGAGATGACTGGTTTTCGAAGAGATGAATTGGTTGGCCATCATATGACTGATTTAATGAATCAGGGCTATATTGACCAATCGGTATCTTTACTTGTCCTTGAAAAGAAAAAGCAAATCTCAATTATGCAGAAAATCAACGGGAAAAAAGATGTGATTGTGACTGGCAATCCAGTTTTTGGCGAATCAGGACAGATTGATATGGTTGTTACAAGCGTTCGCGATATTACATACTTGAACGACATAAGAGGAGAACTAGAGAAGGCAAAAAGCTTTTCCAAAATCAACAATAATCGATATACTTTTAAGCTGAATGATCCGCGTCAGACGATGGTTTTCCAAAGTCAAAAAATGAAGCAGATCTATGACAAAATTAAACTGATTGCGCCTCATCCCACAGGTGTACTTTTATCTGGTCCTTCGGGTACTGGGAAAGAGGTTATTGCAAACATGATTCATAAATTGAGTGATCGGCATGATAAACCTTTTATCAAGGTGAACTGCGGAGCGATTCCTGAGTCACTCATGGAATCGGAGCTATTTGGATATGAGAAAGGTGCATTTACAGGAGCTCATAAGAACGGAAAAATCGGACTACTTGAGTTGGCTAATGAAGGTACGATCATGTTAGATGAGATTGGCGAGATGCCGCAACAATTACAGGTCAAGCTTTTGCGTACCCTCCAAGAAAAGCAAATTCAAAGAATTGGTGGGAGTCATCCAAGAAATTTAAATATCCGAATCATATCGGTGACGAATCAAGATTTAAGAAAACTTGTCACGGAAGGGCGATTTCGCGAAGACCTTTTTTACCGATTGCTTGTTGTCGACATTCAAGTTCCCCCTTTAGTCCAACGGCCTGAAGATATCCAGGAATTAGTCGACCATTATTTTAACTATTATTGCCGGCAATATTCAATTAATAAGTGTCTATCAAATGATACACATAAATTACTAAATGTTTATAATTGGCCAGGTAATGTCAGAGAATTGAGAAACTTGATGGAAAGTATGGTTGTCTCCATACCGTCGAGAACAATTGAGCCACACCATCTCCCTCCACATATTTACCAGAATACGAACATGGATGTTGATCGACCATTATCCTTGAGGGAGCAATTGGAACAGTTTGAAAAACGGATCGTTAAGAATGCAATACAAAAAAATGATTCTATCCGGAAGGCAGCTAAAGAGTTAGGCATGAATCATTCAACGCTAGTTAAGAAAATGAAAAAGTGGCGTGAAGAATGA
- the ahlS gene encoding AhlS family quorum-quenching N-acyl homoserine lactonase, whose product MVNINKSRPKLYVMDNGRMSMDKNLMIATSNQATVDDPHAPNEMVEFPIYTVLIDHPEGKILFDTACNPNSMGPEGRWNEATQKGFPWKASEECYLHNRLEQLGVRPEDIKYVVASHLHLDHAGCLELFTNATVIVHDDELNGALRTFARNQSEGAYIWADINAWIKNNLQWQTVKPDEDHLELVEGVKILNFGSGHAWGMIGLQVELPDTGSIILASDAIYTAESYGPPIKPPGIIYDSVGWAKAVNKIKRLARETNAVVWYGHDADQFKTFRKSTEGYYE is encoded by the coding sequence ATGGTAAATATCAACAAGTCGAGACCTAAGCTTTATGTGATGGACAATGGCCGAATGAGCATGGACAAAAATTTAATGATCGCCACATCCAATCAGGCGACCGTGGATGATCCCCACGCCCCCAATGAAATGGTTGAATTCCCTATTTACACTGTGCTTATTGATCATCCGGAAGGAAAGATTTTATTTGATACGGCCTGTAATCCAAATTCGATGGGACCCGAGGGACGTTGGAATGAAGCTACTCAGAAAGGGTTCCCATGGAAAGCTAGTGAAGAATGTTACTTGCATAACCGATTAGAACAGTTAGGCGTTCGCCCCGAGGACATCAAGTATGTTGTTGCATCCCATCTCCATTTAGATCATGCGGGTTGCTTGGAGTTATTTACCAACGCAACGGTTATTGTTCACGATGATGAATTAAACGGCGCCCTACGAACCTTTGCTCGAAATCAAAGTGAAGGCGCCTACATTTGGGCCGACATCAATGCATGGATCAAGAATAATCTACAATGGCAAACCGTTAAACCAGACGAGGATCATTTGGAACTTGTGGAAGGGGTTAAAATTCTTAATTTTGGAAGCGGCCATGCTTGGGGCATGATTGGCCTTCAAGTTGAATTACCTGATACAGGCTCTATTATACTCGCCTCTGATGCTATCTATACTGCTGAAAGCTATGGGCCGCCAATAAAACCACCTGGCATTATATATGACTCCGTGGGTTGGGCGAAAGCTGTAAACAAAATAAAACGTTTGGCAAGAGAAACGAACGCTGTCGTTTGGTATGGTCACGATGCAGACCAATTTAAAACCTTCCGTAAATCAACCGAAGGCTATTATGAGTAA
- a CDS encoding sigma-54-dependent Fis family transcriptional regulator gives MAMELHQPIELNHTSARNQVKYWMTPPLDLKIGIDIYEAIQFMREQQCSEVIVTDEKRCVLGVLTTWRLFDLFLYGWPINETIQIDMLETVQSVFPDDAMLSLAHSTHTIIPVITNNQLVGQLSRQTILQAYSSFIQSKTHDTETLNAILESAYEGVSVSDENGYIQTMNKAYKNFLGVGDVDVIGKHVTDVIENTRMHIALETGIPERGYIQEIQGQKMVVHRIPIWRNGRISGCIGMLIFEGVSELYQIIERANEANRKHVKKQPPLERHVQKQKPVTFESIIGESHELANCKSMARRAARTMATVLITGDSGTGKELFARAIHHLSPWSDGQFISLNCAAIPEHLLEAELFGYEEGAFTGAKRGGKPGKFESADKGTIFLDEIGDMSLSMQAKILRVLQEKEVERVGGSRKIPVHVRVVAATNHHLEAMVDSGDFREDLYYRLNIIRLMVPSLKERKDDIPMLLSHHLQRFCEIYDFSAKTFTRNAMEALVQYDWPGNIREVVNMAEQLVTLVENTTIGVNNLPKNIVGSPSKQKQTVITTGQSLKSQQQEQEREAIRSVLTQANGNKTKAAELLGIHRSTLYQKLKRLQVECS, from the coding sequence ATGGCTATGGAACTGCATCAACCCATAGAATTAAACCATACATCGGCTCGTAATCAAGTTAAATATTGGATGACGCCACCCCTTGATCTTAAAATTGGCATTGATATCTACGAGGCCATTCAATTCATGAGGGAGCAACAGTGTTCAGAAGTTATCGTAACCGATGAGAAACGTTGTGTTCTTGGTGTTTTAACAACATGGCGTTTGTTTGATCTATTTTTATATGGCTGGCCAATTAATGAAACGATTCAGATAGATATGTTGGAAACCGTCCAATCAGTGTTCCCGGATGACGCTATGTTGAGTCTTGCTCACTCAACCCACACTATTATCCCCGTGATTACTAACAACCAATTAGTTGGACAATTATCAAGACAAACGATCCTGCAGGCCTATTCCAGTTTCATTCAATCGAAAACCCATGATACGGAAACGCTTAATGCTATTCTAGAAAGTGCTTATGAAGGTGTGTCAGTCTCCGATGAGAATGGCTATATTCAAACAATGAATAAGGCGTATAAAAACTTTTTGGGGGTTGGGGATGTTGATGTGATCGGCAAACATGTCACGGATGTCATTGAAAATACTCGTATGCATATTGCGCTTGAAACCGGCATTCCAGAGCGAGGGTATATTCAGGAAATTCAAGGACAAAAAATGGTTGTGCATCGCATACCGATTTGGCGGAATGGCAGGATTAGCGGGTGTATTGGCATGCTCATCTTTGAAGGTGTTTCCGAACTCTATCAAATTATTGAAAGGGCGAATGAAGCTAACCGGAAGCATGTTAAAAAACAGCCCCCACTAGAGAGGCATGTGCAAAAGCAGAAACCGGTCACATTTGAATCAATTATTGGAGAAAGTCATGAATTAGCCAACTGTAAAAGCATGGCTAGAAGAGCAGCAAGGACCATGGCAACGGTTTTAATCACCGGCGACAGTGGAACAGGCAAAGAGTTGTTTGCTAGAGCGATTCACCATCTTAGCCCATGGTCAGATGGGCAATTCATCAGTTTAAATTGTGCTGCGATTCCTGAGCATTTACTGGAAGCAGAACTGTTCGGTTATGAAGAAGGGGCGTTTACGGGGGCGAAACGAGGAGGAAAGCCAGGAAAATTTGAGTCGGCGGATAAAGGAACGATTTTTCTTGATGAAATTGGTGATATGTCGTTATCTATGCAAGCCAAAATCCTTAGGGTCTTGCAGGAGAAAGAGGTTGAACGAGTCGGAGGAAGCCGTAAAATTCCTGTACACGTCAGAGTTGTTGCGGCGACCAACCATCACCTTGAAGCCATGGTTGACAGTGGTGACTTTAGGGAGGATCTCTATTACCGACTTAATATCATCCGGCTAATGGTGCCGTCTCTTAAGGAACGCAAAGATGATATTCCAATGCTCCTATCCCACCATCTTCAACGTTTTTGCGAGATTTATGACTTTTCCGCAAAAACGTTTACCCGGAATGCTATGGAGGCTCTGGTGCAATATGATTGGCCAGGCAATATACGGGAAGTCGTGAATATGGCTGAACAGCTTGTAACGCTAGTTGAAAATACAACGATTGGTGTGAACAACCTACCGAAAAATATTGTGGGTAGTCCGTCTAAGCAGAAGCAAACGGTGATCACGACCGGACAGTCGTTAAAATCACAACAACAGGAACAAGAAAGGGAGGCTATAAGGAGCGTCCTCACACAGGCCAATGGTAATAAAACCAAGGCAGCGGAGCTATTAGGGATCCATCGATCAACGCTTTATCAAAAATTAAAACGATTACAGGTTGAATGTTCATAA
- a CDS encoding CoA-acylating methylmalonate-semialdehyde dehydrogenase: MTTKTVTVLKNYINGEWVEAQSNQTEVVPNPATGETLAEVPISSKEDVYQAVEVAQKAFKTWSQTPVAKRARVLFKYQQLLLENFDELAELITKENGKAFSEAKGEVQRGIENVEFAAGAPSLMMGEVLPDVASNIESGMYRYPIGVVGGITPFNFPMMVPCWMYPMAVACGNTFILKPSERTPLLAQRLVELFTEAGLPDGVLNIVHGAHDVVNGLLEHEDIKGISFVGSQPVAEYVYKTASANGKRVQALAGAKNHSIVLSDADLDQAVQGVTSAAFGSAGERCMACSVVVVEDAIADEFVERLVDAADHIKMGNGLSEDVFLGPLIRDSHKKRVLDYIDKGENEQAQLIRDGRIDAQQTDKGYFLGATIFDHVNEDMTIWKDEIFGPVLSIVRVKDLEEGIQLTNKSEFANGACLYTGSGKAVRDFRETIDAGMLGININVPAPMAFFPFSGWKNSFYGDLHANGKDGVNFYTRKKMVTARWS; this comes from the coding sequence ATGACGACAAAAACAGTAACTGTATTAAAAAACTATATTAACGGTGAGTGGGTCGAAGCTCAGTCTAATCAGACAGAGGTTGTCCCTAATCCTGCAACAGGGGAAACACTTGCCGAAGTACCGATTTCCTCTAAAGAAGATGTTTATCAAGCGGTTGAAGTCGCACAAAAGGCCTTTAAAACATGGAGCCAAACACCAGTAGCCAAGCGGGCACGAGTTTTGTTTAAGTATCAACAGCTGTTGCTTGAAAACTTTGATGAACTGGCGGAATTAATCACAAAAGAAAACGGAAAGGCTTTTTCAGAAGCTAAGGGTGAAGTGCAACGAGGCATTGAAAATGTCGAATTCGCTGCGGGAGCTCCGAGCCTCATGATGGGAGAGGTGCTTCCGGATGTTGCTTCCAATATTGAATCCGGTATGTACCGTTATCCGATTGGTGTTGTAGGCGGGATCACTCCATTTAATTTCCCAATGATGGTGCCGTGTTGGATGTACCCAATGGCTGTTGCTTGCGGCAACACGTTTATATTAAAACCTTCTGAGCGGACCCCTCTTCTTGCTCAACGGCTCGTTGAACTATTTACAGAAGCCGGACTTCCAGATGGGGTTTTAAATATTGTTCATGGTGCTCATGATGTTGTGAACGGTTTGCTTGAACATGAAGATATCAAGGGGATTTCCTTCGTTGGTTCGCAACCTGTTGCCGAATATGTCTATAAAACAGCCTCAGCTAATGGCAAACGCGTGCAAGCACTTGCAGGTGCGAAGAACCACTCAATTGTTCTTAGTGATGCTGATCTTGATCAGGCTGTTCAGGGTGTGACGAGTGCAGCATTCGGCAGTGCAGGAGAACGCTGCATGGCATGTTCAGTGGTTGTTGTTGAAGATGCAATCGCGGATGAATTTGTCGAGCGGTTGGTTGATGCTGCGGATCATATTAAAATGGGTAACGGATTATCTGAAGATGTCTTCCTCGGTCCATTGATTCGCGACAGCCATAAAAAACGTGTGTTGGACTATATTGATAAAGGTGAAAATGAGCAAGCACAACTGATTAGAGATGGCCGGATTGATGCGCAACAAACAGACAAGGGCTACTTCTTGGGTGCGACCATTTTTGACCATGTTAATGAAGACATGACGATTTGGAAGGATGAAATCTTCGGGCCTGTTTTAAGCATTGTTCGCGTGAAAGACCTTGAGGAAGGTATTCAACTGACAAACAAATCAGAGTTTGCGAATGGTGCTTGCCTATACACAGGAAGTGGTAAGGCTGTTCGTGACTTTAGAGAAACGATTGATGCGGGTATGCTTGGGATTAATATTAACGTCCCAGCACCGATGGCCTTTTTCCCATTCTCTGGGTGGAAAAATTCATTCTACGGTGACTTGCATGCTAATGGCAAAGACGGTGTGAACTTCTATACAAGAAAGAAAATGGTGACCGCGCGCTGGTCATGA
- a CDS encoding iron-containing alcohol dehydrogenase — protein sequence MSFATVRMPKNIYYGKDAFKKIGDEAATFGQKVLIISDRIMEKLGNVDACETALTEADLDHVKYLDIDSEPTDQFVYEALELLKSEACDVIIALGGGSCIDTAKAVAVLATNGGNIGDYMNNKVVATKKALPLIAVPTTAGTGSEATDVTVVTHLKSDVKMMIKQPAFLPETAIVDPRLSASSPQKVTAATGVDALTHAIEAYISRVAQPLTDTLAMSAIKLITDNIRDAYHHGDNLEARDNMAYGAMLAGMAFSNASVCLVHGMSRPIGAMFHVPHGVSNAMLLPAVLEFSKDEALDRLADIGELLFDDVADLTNREIADKVVLGVKQLCCDLDIPNMKSYGIDENELQQVQAKMAKDAVISGSPGNNPRVPTEDEIVDLYQICYDYDFSNSQVMNR from the coding sequence TTGAGTTTTGCAACTGTGCGAATGCCTAAGAACATTTATTATGGAAAAGACGCCTTTAAAAAAATAGGGGATGAGGCCGCGACTTTTGGCCAAAAGGTTCTGATTATCAGTGACCGGATAATGGAAAAACTCGGTAATGTTGATGCCTGTGAAACAGCTTTGACCGAGGCGGATCTTGATCATGTCAAATATCTTGATATTGATTCAGAACCAACGGATCAATTTGTCTATGAGGCACTTGAACTATTAAAAAGTGAAGCTTGTGATGTCATCATTGCTCTCGGTGGCGGGAGCTGTATTGATACCGCAAAAGCTGTAGCGGTTCTAGCGACGAATGGGGGCAATATAGGTGATTACATGAATAATAAAGTCGTCGCTACCAAGAAAGCGCTTCCGTTAATAGCGGTTCCGACAACAGCGGGCACCGGTTCAGAAGCGACTGATGTCACGGTCGTCACGCATCTTAAAAGTGATGTCAAAATGATGATTAAGCAGCCCGCGTTTTTACCAGAGACAGCAATTGTGGATCCGCGGTTATCAGCGTCGTCACCACAGAAAGTAACCGCTGCGACAGGCGTTGACGCTTTGACCCATGCGATTGAAGCTTATATCTCGAGGGTTGCTCAGCCGTTGACAGATACGTTAGCGATGTCGGCCATCAAACTCATCACTGACAATATACGTGATGCTTATCATCATGGCGACAATTTGGAAGCACGAGACAATATGGCTTATGGAGCTATGCTTGCAGGTATGGCCTTCTCAAATGCTTCTGTATGCCTTGTCCATGGCATGTCCCGACCCATTGGGGCGATGTTTCATGTCCCGCACGGCGTTTCCAACGCGATGTTATTGCCGGCAGTCCTTGAATTTAGCAAAGATGAAGCCCTTGATCGTTTGGCGGATATTGGTGAGTTACTTTTCGACGATGTGGCCGATCTCACGAACCGAGAGATTGCCGATAAAGTGGTGCTTGGAGTCAAACAGTTATGTTGTGATTTAGATATTCCTAATATGAAATCGTATGGCATTGATGAGAACGAACTTCAACAAGTACAAGCAAAAATGGCAAAAGACGCAGTCATTAGTGGGAGTCCGGGCAATAATCCAAGGGTTCCAACTGAAGATGAAATTGTCGACTTATATCAGATCTGTTATGACTACGATTTCTCCAATAGCCAAGTTATGAATAGGTAA
- a CDS encoding zinc-dependent alcohol dehydrogenase family protein: protein MQTRAAVLHEMGRPTPYAESQPLKVETLELDGPERDEVLVQVKAVGLCHSDLSVINGSRPRPTPMALGHEAAGVITEVGEGVTGLKPGDHVVCSFVPSCGHCLPCQEGRPALCETGAAVNNEGVLLSGERRLHSDHGPVNHHLGVSGFAEYAVVSRNSVIKVDPEVPLNKVAIFGCAVITGVGAVINTARVKPGSSVAVVGLGGIGLNALLGAVLAGARQIIAVDINPDKLEFAKKIGATSTFDSRDPNAVENIRSATGGGVNYAFETAGVVPAMETAYGITKRGGTTVTTGLPDPSHQFSFPQVTLTAEERTVKGSYLGSCVPSRDIPRFIELYKNGRLPVDQLLTDSLPLDQINEGFDRLANGEVSRLVIEM from the coding sequence ATGCAAACACGAGCAGCTGTTCTACATGAGATGGGACGCCCCACTCCCTATGCTGAAAGCCAGCCTTTAAAAGTTGAAACCCTAGAATTAGATGGTCCTGAGAGAGACGAAGTCCTTGTTCAAGTTAAGGCTGTTGGCTTGTGCCATTCGGATTTATCTGTCATTAACGGCAGTCGTCCAAGACCAACGCCTATGGCACTCGGCCATGAAGCAGCTGGTGTCATTACCGAGGTCGGTGAAGGTGTTACCGGTTTAAAGCCTGGAGATCATGTCGTCTGTTCATTTGTTCCGAGTTGCGGACATTGCCTGCCTTGTCAGGAAGGACGGCCAGCTTTGTGCGAAACCGGAGCAGCCGTCAATAATGAAGGTGTATTACTCTCAGGAGAACGTCGACTTCATTCTGATCATGGGCCTGTCAACCATCATCTGGGCGTTTCCGGTTTTGCCGAATATGCCGTGGTATCTCGAAACTCAGTGATCAAAGTTGATCCAGAAGTGCCATTGAACAAAGTTGCTATCTTTGGTTGTGCGGTTATTACAGGTGTCGGGGCCGTTATCAATACAGCTCGTGTAAAACCTGGAAGCAGTGTCGCTGTCGTAGGACTGGGTGGCATTGGACTTAATGCGTTGCTTGGTGCTGTTTTAGCAGGGGCTCGTCAAATTATCGCAGTCGATATTAACCCAGATAAACTTGAATTTGCTAAAAAAATAGGTGCAACATCGACCTTTGATTCTCGAGATCCAAATGCTGTGGAAAACATCCGTTCAGCAACAGGCGGAGGAGTTAACTATGCTTTTGAAACAGCTGGCGTTGTGCCTGCCATGGAAACAGCTTACGGGATAACAAAAAGGGGTGGCACCACAGTTACGACAGGATTACCCGACCCGAGTCACCAATTTTCGTTCCCTCAAGTGACGCTCACAGCCGAAGAACGCACGGTTAAAGGATCTTATCTCGGGAGTTGTGTCCCTTCCCGTGATATCCCCCGTTTTATTGAATTATATAAAAATGGACGACTTCCGGTTGATCAACTTCTAACAGACAGTCTGCCACTTGACCAAATCAATGAAGGTTTTGATCGACTTGCCAATGGTGAAGTCTCCCGTCTCGTTATAGAGATGTAG
- a CDS encoding GntP family permease produces MLGLIGLFIALALLIYLTMRGINIIIAAIICSVIIAIAGGMNLEKAMTGYYMTGFTDYFASWFLIFLLGAVFGKVMQDTGAADSIANWVSRKMGPQKAVFAVVAACAIMTYGGVSLFVVGFSVYPIAVSLFRRANLPHRFIPAALVFGSISFTMTAPGSPEIQNLIPTEHFNTEPTAGGWIGFLMAFVIMIVGGMWLGRMVKKAVDNGEGFSPPSAEVAATAESVDEEPSDQEGHSLPNAFNAILPLIAVIVILNLLAQWLSSSSAALVSLTAGVLLTWGLNFKFVQEYWGSLASGAQNALVAAANTCAVVGFGSVASHMSAFQSVVDSLMNIPGPPLLGLAIAVTIICGLTGSASGGLGIALPILAPIYLAKGLDPGAMHRISSLASGGLDSLPHNGYVVTTIRAISGETHKRSYKPILFLSVLLPMAALLLAVLLYSIF; encoded by the coding sequence ATGTTGGGATTGATTGGGTTATTTATTGCCTTAGCCTTACTGATTTATTTAACGATGCGCGGGATTAATATTATTATTGCTGCGATCATATGCTCAGTGATTATTGCTATAGCAGGTGGTATGAATCTTGAAAAAGCCATGACCGGTTATTATATGACGGGTTTTACGGATTATTTTGCTTCATGGTTTTTAATCTTTCTACTAGGTGCTGTCTTCGGAAAGGTGATGCAGGATACAGGAGCCGCTGATTCTATCGCAAATTGGGTCAGTCGAAAAATGGGGCCCCAAAAGGCTGTTTTTGCTGTGGTAGCTGCCTGTGCGATTATGACCTACGGCGGGGTTAGCCTTTTTGTTGTTGGATTTTCAGTGTATCCGATTGCGGTATCCCTATTTCGCCGCGCGAATCTACCGCACCGGTTTATTCCGGCAGCCTTAGTTTTTGGGTCAATTTCTTTTACGATGACCGCGCCGGGTTCTCCTGAAATACAAAATCTGATACCGACGGAGCATTTTAATACCGAACCAACGGCCGGAGGATGGATCGGGTTCTTAATGGCCTTTGTTATCATGATCGTCGGCGGCATGTGGCTAGGAAGAATGGTCAAAAAAGCGGTTGACAATGGGGAAGGGTTTTCACCGCCGTCAGCAGAAGTGGCAGCAACGGCTGAGTCCGTTGATGAAGAACCGAGCGATCAAGAGGGGCATTCATTGCCCAATGCATTTAATGCTATTTTGCCGCTAATAGCCGTTATCGTCATATTAAATCTATTAGCCCAGTGGTTGTCATCAAGTAGTGCTGCATTAGTATCACTAACGGCTGGTGTTCTCTTGACTTGGGGGCTTAACTTCAAATTTGTCCAAGAATATTGGGGTTCCCTCGCTTCCGGGGCGCAAAATGCTCTTGTTGCAGCCGCGAATACGTGTGCTGTCGTTGGTTTCGGCAGTGTGGCTTCGCATATGTCAGCCTTCCAATCAGTGGTTGACTCGCTCATGAACATACCTGGGCCACCATTACTAGGTTTGGCAATTGCTGTAACGATTATTTGCGGTCTGACCGGCTCAGCTTCCGGGGGACTGGGGATTGCGTTACCGATTTTAGCACCGATTTACTTGGCGAAAGGATTGGATCCCGGTGCGATGCACCGCATCTCATCTCTTGCATCAGGTGGTTTGGATTCGCTGCCTCATAACGGTTATGTTGTGACGACAATCCGCGCGATCAGTGGTGAAACACATAAACGGTCGTACAAACCGATCCTTTTCCTTAGCGTGCTATTGCCGATGGCGGCTTTGCTATTAGCCGTATTATTATATTCGATATTTTAA